TCCGTGACGCCCTGCTCGCCCAGGGTCCGCAGCAGGCCCTCGGGCATGTCGAGGTCGGCGAAGGCGGCCACCGCGGGCAGGGCGGGCGTCACCGTCTCCGGCGGCGTGAACTCGCTCGGCGGCGGGGGCGCGGAGGGACGGCGCCCTCCGCGGGAGGCCTTCGGCTGTGACGTGGACTTCGCCTGGGCGGTGCGGGGGCTGCGCTTGTGAGGGCGTTCGGAGCGGGTCATGCGTGCCTTTCTGGCCGGTGCTCGCGGCACAGCCAGGGCCCGCACCTGCACGGTGCGGGCCCCGGCTGCTCTACCCGGAACACGCGATACGGGCCCCGGCTGTTTCTCCCGGAACGCGCGGTACGAGCCCCGGATGTCTCTACCGGAACAATAGTGCGCCCCGGAACCTTCCCGCCCCTCCCGACCGATGCCCGGACGGATCAGACCTGCCCAGCGCGGTGCGACGTGGTCGACCTCACAGCGGAACGGTGCCGGATCAGAGCCTTTCGATGATCGTGACGTTCGCCTGGCCGCCGCCCTCGCACATGGTCTGGAGGCCGTAGCGGCCTCCGGTGCGCTCCAGCTCGTGGAGGAGGGTCGTCATCAGCTTCGCGCCGGTCGCGCCGAGCGGGTGGCCCAGGGCGATCGCGCCGCCGTTGACGTTGACCCGGGCCGGGTCGGCGCCGGTCTCCTTCAGCCAGGCGAGGACGACCGGCGCGAAGGCCTCGTTGATCTCGACGAGGTCGATGTCGTCGATGGTCAGACCGGTCTTCTTGAGCGCGTGCGCGGTCGCGGGTATCGGCCCGGACAGCATCCGGATCGGATCCTCGCCGCGCGCCGAGAGGTGGTGGATCCGGGCCCGGGGGGTGAGCCCGTGCTCCCGTACGGCCCGCTCGCCGGCCAGGAGCAGTGCCGCCGCCCCGTCGGAGACCTGGGAGGAGCAGGCGGCGGTGATGGTGCCGCCCTCGACGACGGGCCGGAGCCCGGCCATCTTCTCGGCGCTGGTGTCGCGGCGCGGCCCCTCGTCGACGGTGACGTCGCCGTACGCCACGGTCTCCCGCGCGAAGCGGCCGCCGTCGATCGCGCGGAGCGCCCGCTCGTGCGAGCGAAGGGCGAATTCCTCCTGGTCGTGGCGGGTGATCCGCCATTTCTCGGCGATCAGCTCGGCGCCGTGGAACTGGTTGACGGGCGCGTCGCCGTACCGGGCGCGCCATCCCTCGCTGCCGTGGAAGGGTCCGCCGGTGAGGCCGAGGGGCTCGGCGGCCTGCCGGGAGGCGAAGGCGATGGGGATCATCGACATGTTCTGGACGCCGCCGGCGACGACGAGGTCCTGGGTGCCGGACATCACCGCCTGGGCGGCGAAGTGCACGGCCTGCTGGGACGAGCCGCACTGGCGGTCCACGGTCACCCCGGGGACCTCCTCGGGGAGGCCGGCGGCCAGCCAGGCCGTCCGGGCGATGTCGCCGGCCTGCGGCCCGACGGTGTCGAGGCAGCCGAGGACGACGTCGTCGACGGCGGCCGGGTCGATCCCCGACCGGATGACGAGGGCCTTGAGGGCGTGGGCGCCGAGGTCCGCCGGGTGGACGGCCGAGAGGCCGCCTCCTCGGCGCCCCACGGGTGTGCGGACCGCTTCGACGATGTAGGCCTCGGGCATGGCGACTCCTCCGGTGGGTCGGGTGGGGCGCACGGGCCGGTGCCGGGACCGTGCGTGGTCACGTGCGTACGGCGATCCCGTCCAGGACCATCGAGAGGTACTGGCGGGCGATCTCCTCGGGGCTGTGCAGGCCGCCGGGCCGGTACCAGGACGCGGCGACCCAGACGGTGTCGCGGACGAACCGGTAGGTCAGGCGGACGTCCAGGTCGGTGCGGAAGGCCCCGGCGGCGACCCCGCGCTCCAGGGTGCCGAGCCAGGCCTTCTCGAACCTGCGCTGCGAGTCGGTCAGGTAGTGGAAGCGGGGCTGGTCGGTGAGGTGCCGGGACTCCTTCTGGTAGATGGCGACGGCGGCGCGGTGCCGGTCGATCTCGCGGAAGGACTCGGTGACGAGGGCCTCGATGGTCTCGCGGGGCCCGAGTCCGGCGTCGAGGACGGCGTCGTACCCCTCCCACAGCTCGTCGAGGAAGGTGGAGAGGATCTCGTCGAGCATCGACTCCTTGGAGTCGAAGTGGTAGTAGAGGCTGCCGGCGAGCATGCCGGCGGCGTCCGCGATCTTGCGGACGGTGGTGGCGTTGTACCCCTGGGCGGCGAACACCTCGGCCGCCGTGTCGAGGAGTTCACGGCGCCGCTCGGGCCCGCCGCTCACCGGGGTCTTCTTCTTGCTGGAGCTCTGGGGAGTGTTCGGCACGCGTCCATTCTGGTCCTACGGGTGCTGGCTGCTGACGGAGACCGTCTCGCCGGTCATGTAGGAGGAGTAGTCGCCCGCGAGGAAGACGATGACGTTGGCGATCTCCCAGGGCTCGGCGTAGCGGCCGAAGGCCTCGCGTGCGGTCAGCTCGTCGAGGAGTTCGGTGGTGGTGACCTTGGCCAGGTGGGGGTGCATGGCGAGGGAGGGCGAGACGGCGTTGACGCGGACGCCGTACGCGGCGGCCTCGACGGCCGCGCAGCGGGTGAGGGCCATGACCCCGGCCTTGGCGGCGGCGTAGTGGGCCTGGCCCGCCTGGGCGCGCCAGCCGACGACGGAGGCGTTGTTGACGACGACGCCCCCGGTACGGGTGCCGTCGCCGGTACGGGTCCCGTCGCCGGTGCCCGCGGCGCGGAAGTGGCGGAGGGCCGCGCGGGTGCAGCGGAAGGTGCCGCCGAGGGTGACGTCGAGGACCCGGTCCCACTGCTCGTCGGTCATGTCGGCGAGTTCCGCGGTGCCGCCGAGGCCGGCGTTGTTGACGGTGATGTCCAGGCGTCCGTGGAGCCGGACGGCCGTGTCGTACAGCGCCTGGACCTGGGCGTCGTCGGTGACGTCACAGGGCTGGGAGGCGACCGCGTCCGCGCCGAACTCCGCGGCGAGCGCGGTCTCGGTCTCCTTGAGGCGCCGGGTGTGGGCGTCGCTGACGAGGACGCGGGCGCCCTCCTCCAGGAAGCGTCGGGCGGTGGCGCCGCCGATGCCGGCCCCGGCGGCGGCGGTGATCACGGCGGTCCGCCCGGCGAGGAGTCCGTGGCCCCGCACGTAGGGCGGCGCGGGGGGACGGCTCATGGGCGCGGCTCCTTCGGCAGGCCGAGCACCCGCTCGGCGATGATGTTCCGCTGGATCTCACTGGATCCGGCGTAGACGGTGTCGGCGCGGGAGAAGAGGAACAGCCGCTGCCAGTCGTCGAGTTCGTACGGGGCTCCGGCGGCCAGCGTGGCGGCGGGGCCGCACACCTCCAGGGCGAGTTCGCCGAGGTCGCGGTGCCAGTGGGACCAGTACAGCTTGGCGGCGGAGGGGTCGGTGCCGCGCAGGGCGCCGGCCCGGAGCGCCTCCAGGCCGGACCAGGCGCGGGTGAGGCGGTCGCGGATGTCGGGGTCGGCGGCGGCGCCGTTGCGGCGGGCCAGGGCGACGAGGGCGTCGAGTTCGCGGCGGAAGCCGACCTGCTGGCCGAGGGTGGAGACGCCGCGTTCGTAGCCGAGGGTGGCCATGGCGATCCGCCAGCCGTCGCCGGGCGCGCCGACGACGTTCGCGGCGTCGGTGACGGCCCCGTCGAAGAAGACCTCGTTGAACTCGCTGGTGCCGGTGAGCTGGACGATGGGCCGGATCTCGACGCCGGGCTGGTCGAGGGGGACGAGGAGGTACGAGAGCCCGGCGTGGCGCCGCGAGCCCGGTTCCGTCCGGGCCAGGACGAAGCACCACTGGGACTCGTGGGCGAGGGAGGTCCAGATCTTCTGCCCGTGGACCACCCACCGGCCGTTCTCCAGGGCGGCGCGGGTGCGGACGGCGGCGAGGTCGGAGCCGGCGCCGGGTTCGCTGTAGCCCTGGCACCAGAGTTCCTCGACGGCGCGGATCGGGGGCAGGAAACGGGCCTTCTGCTCCTCGGTGCCGTGGTCGACGAGGGTGGGGCCGAGGAGCTGCTCGCCGATGTGGTTGACGCGGGCGGGGGCGTCGGCGAGGGCGTACTCCTCGTGGAAGGCGATCTGCTCCTCGACGCTCGCGCCGCGCCCGCCGTACTCCTCGGGCCAGCCGACGCAGGTCCAGCCGTGGGCGGCCAGGTGCCGCTCCCAGGCGAGGCGTTCGGCGAAGGCCTCGTGCTCGCGGCCGGGCCCGCCGCGCCCCTTGAGGGCGGCGAAGGAGCCGCTGAGGTGGGTCTTCAGCCAGCCCCGTGTCTCCGCCCGGAACTCCTCGACGCTGCTCATGGCCGTACGTTAACCTACCAAACACTTGTTAGGGAACGGGTGAGGGCGGGGCGACCGATGGATCTCTCGTACACACGGACCGAGGAGGCCTTCCGGGCGGAGGCCCGGGAGTGGCTGCGGGACCATGTCCCCGCCGAGCCGCCGCCCTCGCTGGAGACGGCCGAGGGCTTCGCCGCCCACCGCGCCTGGGAGGCCGAACTGGCCGCCGCCCGCTGGTCGGTGGTCTCCTGGCCCGAGGAGTACGGGGGCCGGGGCGTCGACCTCGCCCGATGGCTGGTCTTCGAGGAGGAGTACTGGGCGGCCGGGGCGCCCGGCCGGGTCTCGCAGAACGGCGTCCAGCTCCTCGCGCCCACCCTCTTCGACCACGGGACGGCCGAGCAGCGGGCCCGGATCCTCCCGCCGATGGCGACCGGGGAGACGATCTGGGCGCAGGCCTGGTCCGAGCCCGAGGCCGGCTCCGACCTGGCGTCCCTGACCTCCCGGGCGGTCCGCACGGACGGCGGCTGGCTGCTCTCCGGACTGAAGACCTGGTCCTCACGGGCCGCCTTCGCCGACCGGGCCTTCGGCATCTTCCGCAGCGACCCGGAGGCGGACCGGCCGCACCGGGGCCTGACCTACCTCATGTTCGACCTGCGGGCGCGGGGGGTGACCGTCCGGCCCATCGGCCGGCTCGACGGGAAACCGGCCTTCGCCGAGCTGTTCCTCGACGAGGTGTTCGTCCCGGACGAGGACGTGATCGGGGAGCCGGGCCAGGGCTGGCGCATCGCGATGTCCACGACGGGCAACGAGCGCGGACTGATGCTCCGCTCGCCCGGCCGCTTCCTGGCCGCCGCCGACCGACTCGTACGGCTCTGGCGGTCGGAGGGCGACCCGGGGGACCCGGCGCTGCGGGAGCGGGTGGCGGACGCGGTGATCGGGGCGCGGGCGTACCAGCTGTTCACGGCGGGCGCGGCCGCCCGGCTGGCGGCGGGGGCGCCGTCGGGGGCCGAGTCCAGCCTCAACAAGGTCTTCTGGTCGGAGTACGACCTGGCCCTGCACGAGACCGCGCTCGACCTCCTCGGCCCGGAGGGCGAGCTGGCGGACGGCGCCTGGGCGGAGGGATACGTCTTCTCCCTCGCGGGCCCCCTCTACGCGGGCACGAACGAGATCCAGCGCGACATCATCGCCGAGCGGCTGCTCGGCCTCCCGAAGGGGCGCCGCTGATGACCTTCCTGCCGACCGGCGAGCAGCTCGCCTTCGCCCGCTCCCTGGACGCGATGCTCGCCGCCGCGGACACTCCGGCGGCCGTACGGGCCTGGGCGGGCGACGACCCGGACCCGGGGCGGGCCCTGTGGGGACGGCTCGCGGAGGCGGGGGTGTGCGCGCTCGCGGTTCCGGAGGAGTACGAGGGCATGGGCCCGCTCCCGGTCGAACTCGCTCATGCCTTCGTCGCGTTGGGCCGCCACGCGGTGCCGGGCCCGGTGGTGGAGACGGTGGCGGCGGCGGTGCTCCTCGGGGAGCTGGCGCGCCTGGGCGACCGGGGCCCGGCGAAACGCCTGCTGCCGGCCCTGGCCACGGGCGAGCGGACGGCGACGCTGGCACTCGCCGGAGCGGAGGACGTACGAGGGGGGACGGAGGACGTACGAGAGCGTGCCCTCCCGTACGCCCTGGACGCCGACCGGGCCGACACGGTGCTCGTCGTGCGGGGTGAACGGCTGTGGCGGGCGCCCGGTCACGGCCCCGTCCGGGCCTCCGCCGACCCCGCGCGACGGCTCGCCCGTCCGGCATCCGGCGGGGAGCTGCTCGCCGAGGGCCCCGCGGTGGCCGTCGCGGCGGAGCGGGCCCGGCGCTGGGCCATGCTGGCGACGGCGGCCCAGTCGCTGGGCGTGGGCCTGGCCCTGCTCGACCGGACGGTGGCGTACGCCCGGCAGCGCTCCCAGTTCGGTACCCCGATCGGCGCGTTCCAGGCGGTCAAGCACCGCCTGGCGGACACGTTGCTGGCCCTGGAGTTCGCGCGCCCGCTGCTGTTCGGGGCGGCGGTGGGACTGGCGGACGGGCACGCGCCGGACGGCGACCTGGCCGCGGCGAAGGTGACGACCGGTGAGGCCGCGTACACCGCGGCCCGCACCGCCCTCCAGATCCACGGCGCGATCGGCTACACGGAGGAACTGGCCCTGTCGCTGTGGCTCCGCAAGGCCCGCCCCCTCAGGGACGCCTGGGGCGACCCGGCCACCTGCCGGGCGGCCGTGCTGCGCGCCTGCTCCTGACCGGGGGCGCGGCGCGGGAACGGCAGCCGGGCCGGTGCGGGTCGACAGGACCTAGGGCCAGGCGTCGCGGGGCAGACGGGAGTGTGACGACAGGCCCTAGGAGACCTGCCGGGGCGGGCTGTCGTCGTTGCCGCGCCGGAAGGTGCGGGCCGGGCGGCCGGCGGACCAGGTGCGGACGACCAGCTCGTCACCGTCCACCCAGGTCCGTACGACCTCGGTCGGGTCCACCCGGAAGAGGTGGAACGGCTGGGGCTCGCCCGCGTCGGCGACGTACCGGGCGACGGTCTCCGGGTCGGTCACCTCGACAGCCCGCCCCGAGACACGGACGTCCCCGCCGCCCATGCCGGTGCCCGCGCCCAGGTTGGCGAGGAGGGTGAGCCGGGGGTCGCGGCGCAGGTCGCGGGCCTTGCGGGAGCCGGGCATCATGCCGAGCCACAGCTCGCCGAAGCGGAAGCCCACCTCGATGCCGCTGAGCCGGGGCGAGCCGTCCTCGCGCACGGTGGCCAGGGCGTGGTGGGTGTACTGCCCGAAGCGCTCGCGCACGGTCTCGGCGAAGGCGGGTTCGGCGGCCTCGAAGGCCGACCAGGTGGTTCCGGTTCCGGTGTCTCCCATGCGTCCAGGAAACACCGGATACCCGACATCTACTGTCCGGATTACTCCGGATCACTCCGGATCACTCCGGATGCCGGATGCCGGATGCCGTCAGGAGTCGGTGGAAACGGCGGACGCGGCGGCCGCATCGGTGGAAGCGGCGGACGTGGCCGCACGCTCCGCCTCGCTGCGCTCGACGCAGAACTCGTTGCCCTCCGGGTCGCCCAGGGTCGCCCAGCCGGTGCCGTCCGGGTTCCGGCGGTCGTCGAGGAGGGTCGCTCCGAGGCCCAGCAGCCGCTCGATCTCCTCGTCGCGGGTACGGTCCTGCGGCTGGAGGTCCAGGTGGACGCGGTTCTTGACCGCCTTCGCCTCGGGGACCTGGATGAAGAGGAGGCCGGCCCCGGGCGTCTCGACGAGTGCCTCCTCGTCGCCCGGCCGGTCGTCGTCGGAGACCTTGGAGTCCAGGACCTGCGCCCAGAAGGTGGCGAGGGCGTAGGCGTCGGAGCAGTCGATGGTGACGTGTCGTACGAGAGAGGTCATGCGGCCATGTTCCACCGGAGGTCCGGCCGAGGGCCAACGCTTTCCGGCGCAACAGGCCGCCCGCTCGGCCGAGTCGAACGAGCCCCACGGGCTCGACCGGTGGGTCTCTCCTGTTCAGGAGCGGACGATTCCCTGCCGCCGCGCCGCCGCCAGCCATACCGGGAACTCCGCGACGAGCCTGTCGTACAGCTCCGCGTCCGGGACCCGGCTCGGATCCTGCCCCGCGTGGAAGAACCCGGAGTTGTCCACGGGCCGCCTCGCCGGCACGTCCAGCTCGTCGAGCCGGCGCAGGAACTCGAACTGCCGGCTTCCGGGGTCGCCGAAGCCGATGAACTGCCAGAAGATCGGCAGCCGGGCCGCCTTGCACACGTACCGCTCGGCCGCGAGCTTGTTGACCGGCCCGCCGTCGGTCTGGAAGACGACGAGCGCGGGTGCGGTGGAGCCGCTGTCGAGGTAGTGGTCGATCACGGCGTCCATGGCCAGGTGGTAGCTGGTCCTGCCCATGTGCCCGAGCCCGGCGACGATGCGGTCGATCCGGCCGGCGTGGTCGTCGAGCCGGATCTCGGTCTCGGCGTCGATGTCGGTGGAGAAGAAGACGACGGGCACCCGACCGTCGTCGTCGAGCTGCGCGGAGAGCCCCAGCACCCGGTCGGCCAGGGCCTGGACGGCGCCGGAGGCGTAGTACGGCTTCATCGACCCCGAGTAGTCGACGACGAGGTAGACGGCGACGTGCTGCCCGTCGATCCCGTGCCGCCGCAGCGACTCGCCCGCCTGCCGGTAGAGGCTCACCAGCGCGGGCGCGGTCTCCTCGACCTTCCGCAGACTCAGTGCCATGGCCCCTCTCCCTCCGGACGCTCCAGCCGGTCGATGTCCGCGAGCATGGCGTCGGCCAGGTCGCGCTCGGCGGCGTAGTACCGCTCGGCCCAGGTGAGGGTGAGCCGGGGGTACGTCCAGGCCTCGTCCGCCGCCGCGTCCGCCACGTCCGCCTCGGCGCGCAGCCGCATGCCCTCGGCGTGCTCCCGGTGGGTGGCGAGGACCTCCCGCATCCGCTCGGGTTCGAGGAGATGGCCGAGCCAGAGCCGGAGCATCGGCCCGTGCTTGAGGACGGGCGGGTCGAGCGGGGCGGTGCGGGCCCAGAGACGGACGGCGGCGAGGCCCTCGCCGGTGATCCGGTAGACGCGCTTGTCGCGCGAGCCCGCCTCGGGGGCGACCAGCCGCGAGCCGGCGTATCCGGCCTTCTCCAGGCGCTTGAGCTCGCTGTAGATCTGACTGAACGACGGGCTCCAGTAGAAGAGCCCCAGCGACCGGTCCGACCACTTCTTGAGGTCGTAACCCGACAACTCCCGCCCGAAGGACAGCAGTCCGAGCACGGCCCAGCTGGTCGCCGGAAGCGCCGGCACGATCTCTTCGTCCGCCACGGTCGGCAGTCTACGGCCCTTCCCTCCCCTACCTATGCCTGCTAGAAGTATTTCGATTAGGCATAGCTGCCGTATCCCTCCGGGAGGAGCGCCCCCGTGAAGTTCTCCATGATCTTCGAAGCACAGCTCGTCGACCCGACCCCCGCCCGCGAGCACCGCGTCATCCACGACTGCGTCGAACAGGCCGTCCTCGCCGAGGAGATGGGCTTCGACCGGATCTGGGCGGTCGAACACCACTCCCTCACCCAGTACGCCCACATGAGCGCGTCCGAGATCTTCCTGACCTGGGTCGCCGCCCGCACGAGGACGATCCGCGTCGGCCACGGCGTGGTCACCATGCCCTTCGGCTACCAGCACCCCGTCCGGGTCGCCGAGCGCGCCGCCATGCTCGACGTGCTCTCCGGCGGCCGGGTCGACATCGGAGCCGGACGCGGCGCGACACGCCAGGAGATGCGGATGTTCGGGGTGCGCCCCGAGGACACCGCGCCGCAGACGGAGGAGGCCCTGCGGATCCTCGCCGCCGCATGGCGCGAGCCGGAGTTCGAGTGGCACGGCTCGCTCGACATCGGCCCCGGCGCGATCCTGCCCCGCCCGGTCCAGCGGCCGCACCCGCCGCTCTTCATGGCCTGCTCGCAGCACGCCTCGCTCCGGCAGGCGGCCGAACTCGGCATCGGCGCCCTGGTGATGGGGTTCGCGGGCGCCGACGACGTCCGCGCGATGCGGACGGTGTACGACGAGGCTCTCGCCGCACGGGACGGGGCGCGGTTCGTCTCCACCGAGGCCAACGACCACTTCTCCGCCCTCTGCCCGACCGTCGTCCTGGACGACGCCGAGCGCGCGCTCCGGCTCGGCACCCGGGGCCAGCGCTTCTTCGCCGAGTCGATCGCCCACTGGTACGGCGGCGCTCCCGCGCCCACCGGCTACGCGGAGGACGAGGACCACGCCGGCGCCCTCGCCCGCGAACGGGACGAGCTGATCGCCAGGCTGCACGAGGCGAACGTCCCCGCCCGCCCGGTGGACACCGGCACCTACAACACCGACCACGCGTACGGGGACGCCGCCACCGCGATCGCGTACGTCGAACGGCTCCGGGAGATCGGCGTCGACGAGGTGATGTGCCTGATCCAGATGGGAACCGTGCCGCAGGAGGCCTGTCTGGAGACCGTCCGCCAGTGGGGCACGAAGGTCATCCCGCACTTCCGGGCCCTGGACGCCGCCGCGTGAACGCCCTGGACGGCAAGGCCGTGATCGTGACGGGCGCGGCCCGCGGCCAGGGGGCCGCCGGGGCGCGGCTCCTCGTGGCGTCCGGGGCGCGGGTGGTCCTCACCGACGTCCGGGAGGAGGAGGGCCGGGCTGTGGCGGCGGACCTCGGCGGGGCGGCGGTCTTCGTCCGCCACGACGTGACGTCGGCGGACGACTGGCGGAGGGTGACGGACACGGCGGTCACCACGTACGGCGGGATCGACGGCCTCGTCAACAACGCGGCCCTCTGGCGGACGGCCCCGGTGGAGTCGGAGACGTACGAGAACTTCGAGCTCCTCCTCAGGGTCAATCTGCTGGCCCCCTTCCTCGGCATCCAGGCCGTCCTGCCCGCGCTGCGCGAGGCGGGCGGCGGCTCGATCGTGAACGTGTCGTCCACGGCGGGCCGCGTCGGCGTCCCCGGTCACGCGGCGTACGGGGCGGGCAAGTTCGGCCTGCGCGGCCTCAGCCGCTCGGCGGCACGCGACCTCGCCCCGTACGGCGTCCGGGTCAACTCGGTCCATCCCGGCGCCGTCGACACCCCCATGACGGCGGCGGTCGCGGACCGGGACTGGTCGCACATCCCCCTCGGCCGGATGGGCCGGCCCGAGGAGGTAGGGGAACTGGTCGCGTTCCTGCTCTCGGACGCGTCGGCGTACGTCACGGGCGCCGAGTTCACGGTCGACGGGGGCCTCACCGCATGACGACGTCCGACGCACGGCTCCCCGACCCCCTCACCCCGGCGGCCCGCGCGCTCTGCGACGCGATGTCGGCGGGCTTTCCGCCCCCGGAGGCGGGCGCGGAGGCCCTGAGGGCGGCGGCGAGGGCGCGGCTGGGCGAGATCCCGCCGGCGTCGTCCGCCTCGGCGGACGGCGTTCCCGTACGCCTCTACGAGGGGCGGGGGGACCCGGTCGTCGTCTTCGCCCACGGCGGCGGCTGGGTCCTGGGAGACCTGGACACCCACGACCGCACATGCCGCGCGCTCGCCGCCCGCACCGGCGCCACCATCGTCTCCGTCGACTACCGCCGGGCGCCTGAGCACCGCTTCCCGGCGGCCGAGGACGATGTGTGCACGGCCCTGGCGTGGGCGGCCGACCGCCGTCCGGGGCGCCCCCTGGTCCTGGCGGGCGACTCCAGCGGCGGCAGTCTGGCAGCGGCCGCGGCCCTCCGCGCCCGCGACGGAGGCGGCCCCCGCCTGACGGGCCAACTCCTCTTCTACCCGGCCCTCGACCACCGCCTGGAGGGACGCTCGGCCCACGACTTCGCGGAGGGCTACTTCCACACGACGGCGCACATGCGCTGGTACTGGCGGCAGTACGTGGCACCCGGGAGCGACCCGGCGGCGGCCTCCCCCGGTCTGACCCCCGACGTCACGGGCCTCTCCCCGGCCCTCCTCGTCCTCGCCGACTGCGACCCCCTGCGCGACGAGGGCCTCGCCTACGCCCGCCGCCTCTCCGCGGCGGGCGTCCGGACCGAGGTCCACCTGCACACGGGCATGTTCCACGGCTTCCTCGGCGGCACGGGCCTCCTGCCTGAGGCGGACGCGGCGCTGGACGGGGCGGCGGCGTGGCTGAAGGCCCTGTGCCCCAGGGCCGGCCGCCCCTGATCCCCCGCGCGCGTCCGGACGCGCGACAGCGCCCACCCAGTCGTCCGGTCGGGGACATTCGGGGGGCGCCGTGCTCAGTTCCGTACGTCGTTGTACGGGACGTTCTCGGGGTGATCCGGTCGGATCAGACCATCAGCGAACGGTCCGTCGGGCGGATCGGGGCCGGCAGGGAGCTGGCACCGGTCAGGAAGCGGTCCACACCCCGGGCGGCCGAGCGGCCCTCGGCGATGGCCCAGACGATGAGCGACTGACCGCGGCCGGCGTCGCCGGCGACGTACACGCCATCGACGTTGGTGGCGAAGTCCGCGTCCCGGGCGATGTTACCCCGCTCGTCGAGGTCCAGACCAAACTGGGCGACCAGGCCGTTCTCCACGTCCGTGCCGGTGAAGCCCATCGCGAGCGTGACCAGCTGGGCGGGGATCTTGCGCTCCGTACCCGGCTTCTGGGTCAGCTTGCCCTCGACGAACTCGACCTCGACGAGGTGGAGGAACTGGACGTTGCCGTCCTCGTCGCCCTCGAAGTGGGTGGTGGAGACGGAGTAGACCCGCTCGCCGCCCTCCTCGTGCGCGGAGGTGACCTTGTACAGCATGGGGAAGGTCGGCCAGGGCTGCCCCGGGTTCCGCTCCTCGCCCGGCCGCGGCATGATCTCCAGCTGCGTGACCGAGGCCGCGCCCTGGCGGTGGGCCGTACCGACGCAGTCGGCGCCGGTGTCGCCGCCGCCGATGACGACGACGTGCTTGCCCTCGGCGGTGATCGGCGGGGCGACGAAGTCACCCTCGACGACCTTGTTCGCCAGCGGCAGGTACTCCATCGCCTGGTGGACGCCGTTCAGCTCCCGGCCCGGGACGGGCAGGTCGCGGGCGGCGGTGGCGCCGGCGGCGATGACCACGGCGTCGAACCGCTTGCGCAGGTCCGTCGACGTGAGGTCACGGCCGATCTCGATGCCGGTGCGGAACTTGGTGCCCTCCGCGCGCATCTGCTCGATGCGGCGGTTGATGTGCCGCTTCTCCATCTTGAACTCGGGGATGCCGTACCGCAGCAGGCCGCCGATGCGGTCGGCGCGCTCGTACACGACCACGGTGTGGCCGGCCCGGGTCAGCTGCTGGGCGGCGGCGAGACCCGCCGGGCCCGAGCCGATGACGGCGGCGGTCTTGCCGGAGAGGCGCTCGGGCACCTGCGGCTTGACGTCGTTCGCGTCCCACGCCTTGTCGATGATGGAGACTTCGACGTTCTTGATGGTGACGGCCGGCTGGTTGATGCCGAGCACGCACGCGGACTCGCACGGCGCCGGGCAGAGGCGGCCGGTGAACTCCGGGAAGTTGTTGGTGGCGTGCAGGCGCTCCTGCGCCGCCGACCAGTCCTCGCGGTAGGCGTAGTCGTTCCACTCGGGGATCAGGTTCCCGAGGGGGCAGCCGTTGTGGCAGAACGGGATGCCGCAGTCCATGCAGCGGCCGGCCTGCTTGCTGATGATCGGCAGCAGGGAGCCGGGGACGTAGACCTCGTTCCAGTCCCTGACGCGCTCGCCCACGGGGCGGGTCTCGGCGACCTCGCGACCGGTGGTCAGGAAGCCCTTGGGGTCAGCCATGGGTCGCCGCCTCCATCATCTTCTCGGTGGTCTCGGCCTCGGAGAGGCCGGCGAGCTCAGCGGCGTCCTTGGCGGCGAGCACTGCCTTGTACGTGGTGGGGATGATCTTG
This sequence is a window from Streptomyces sp. NBC_00691. Protein-coding genes within it:
- a CDS encoding LLM class flavin-dependent oxidoreductase, which codes for MKFSMIFEAQLVDPTPAREHRVIHDCVEQAVLAEEMGFDRIWAVEHHSLTQYAHMSASEIFLTWVAARTRTIRVGHGVVTMPFGYQHPVRVAERAAMLDVLSGGRVDIGAGRGATRQEMRMFGVRPEDTAPQTEEALRILAAAWREPEFEWHGSLDIGPGAILPRPVQRPHPPLFMACSQHASLRQAAELGIGALVMGFAGADDVRAMRTVYDEALAARDGARFVSTEANDHFSALCPTVVLDDAERALRLGTRGQRFFAESIAHWYGGAPAPTGYAEDEDHAGALARERDELIARLHEANVPARPVDTGTYNTDHAYGDAATAIAYVERLREIGVDEVMCLIQMGTVPQEACLETVRQWGTKVIPHFRALDAAA
- a CDS encoding VWA domain-containing protein; translated protein: MALSLRKVEETAPALVSLYRQAGESLRRHGIDGQHVAVYLVVDYSGSMKPYYASGAVQALADRVLGLSAQLDDDGRVPVVFFSTDIDAETEIRLDDHAGRIDRIVAGLGHMGRTSYHLAMDAVIDHYLDSGSTAPALVVFQTDGGPVNKLAAERYVCKAARLPIFWQFIGFGDPGSRQFEFLRRLDELDVPARRPVDNSGFFHAGQDPSRVPDAELYDRLVAEFPVWLAAARRQGIVRS
- a CDS encoding pyridoxamine 5'-phosphate oxidase family protein, whose translation is MGDTGTGTTWSAFEAAEPAFAETVRERFGQYTHHALATVREDGSPRLSGIEVGFRFGELWLGMMPGSRKARDLRRDPRLTLLANLGAGTGMGGGDVRVSGRAVEVTDPETVARYVADAGEPQPFHLFRVDPTEVVRTWVDGDELVVRTWSAGRPARTFRRGNDDSPPRQVS
- a CDS encoding PadR family transcriptional regulator; translated protein: MADEEIVPALPATSWAVLGLLSFGRELSGYDLKKWSDRSLGLFYWSPSFSQIYSELKRLEKAGYAGSRLVAPEAGSRDKRVYRITGEGLAAVRLWARTAPLDPPVLKHGPMLRLWLGHLLEPERMREVLATHREHAEGMRLRAEADVADAAADEAWTYPRLTLTWAERYYAAERDLADAMLADIDRLERPEGEGPWH
- a CDS encoding glucose 1-dehydrogenase — protein: MNALDGKAVIVTGAARGQGAAGARLLVASGARVVLTDVREEEGRAVAADLGGAAVFVRHDVTSADDWRRVTDTAVTTYGGIDGLVNNAALWRTAPVESETYENFELLLRVNLLAPFLGIQAVLPALREAGGGSIVNVSSTAGRVGVPGHAAYGAGKFGLRGLSRSAARDLAPYGVRVNSVHPGAVDTPMTAAVADRDWSHIPLGRMGRPEEVGELVAFLLSDASAYVTGAEFTVDGGLTA
- a CDS encoding VOC family protein yields the protein MTSLVRHVTIDCSDAYALATFWAQVLDSKVSDDDRPGDEEALVETPGAGLLFIQVPEAKAVKNRVHLDLQPQDRTRDEEIERLLGLGATLLDDRRNPDGTGWATLGDPEGNEFCVERSEAERAATSAASTDAAAASAVSTDS
- a CDS encoding alpha/beta hydrolase; this translates as MTTSDARLPDPLTPAARALCDAMSAGFPPPEAGAEALRAAARARLGEIPPASSASADGVPVRLYEGRGDPVVVFAHGGGWVLGDLDTHDRTCRALAARTGATIVSVDYRRAPEHRFPAAEDDVCTALAWAADRRPGRPLVLAGDSSGGSLAAAAALRARDGGGPRLTGQLLFYPALDHRLEGRSAHDFAEGYFHTTAHMRWYWRQYVAPGSDPAAASPGLTPDVTGLSPALLVLADCDPLRDEGLAYARRLSAAGVRTEVHLHTGMFHGFLGGTGLLPEADAALDGAAAWLKALCPRAGRP